A single Acidobacteriaceae bacterium DNA region contains:
- a CDS encoding DNRLRE domain-containing protein, with translation MSGPHHRTTWRSLLCALLALLWSVPVFAVQATLLADTHVSSAQPDVNSGTLSNLNVGGGYTTLIQFDLGILPSGTTASQITRATLRLYCNLATTPGAVSVAPITSAWGEYSVTFNTLPTIGSPIGSMQVPAAGQFITVDVTSAVQSWVTAPSSNNGLALTSAAAILQFDSKENDQTSHAPELEIALAAGSSDAGTVGPQGPAGPQGPAGPQGLQGPAGLTGATGPQGPTGPAGASGAGAFVYQGAYSSSTNYAQGSVVTFGGSTYVSLADANHGNTPSSTPWAWGTLALGATGVQGPQGIAGPQGPSGPTGPPGATGPTGPTGAVGPQGPTGAPGLAYQGAYDPTHNYAVGDVVLFSGSSFVSTLGNNHGNTPGQTSAWGTLTSQGAPGATGAAGPQGPTGAQGPIGPVGPPGQTGPQGLQGIPGQPGAQGLTGPQGLAGPQGATGPQGPAGPIGLNFQGPYDPTRNYALADAVLYNGSGYVSLLANNHGNAPDQSPSAWSLFASAGAPGPQGPAGPTGPQGPSGVTGPQGATGPTGPQGPTGPAGQGLNLIGTYSNLTSYNLGDVVSYNGSSYASLASTNHANIPDQSPSYWMLLAAQGPVGPTGAAGAPGPQGPAGATGSQGPTGLTGPQGATGPAGPQGATGPAGQGLNLTGAYSATTSYNLGDVVAYNGSSYASLVASNHGQPPDQSPAYWMLLAAQGPAGTPGAAGPQGPTGAIGATGQQGPAGPQGPAGSTGATGAPGMNFRGQWSSAVHYSTNDAVSFDGSTYLALSAGSNQEPDQYAQVWTVIAQAGSTGPTGPAGSAGTITVGTVTTLAAGSSATVTNSGTAQDAILNFGIPQGATGPAGSSGSTTTTSGSFAAMYHPTSYNNTYYALNSPNASTTESDAVLAWIPKACTATEFDVQSRQSGNITVTLRLGASATTMADTTLACTPSSAGSCPALGSVSIPAGSFVDLRISGASGTVAGVWTSLTCN, from the coding sequence TTGTCGGGACCGCATCACCGGACAACTTGGAGGAGCCTCCTCTGCGCGCTGCTCGCGCTGCTTTGGAGCGTTCCCGTCTTCGCCGTCCAGGCCACCCTCCTCGCCGACACTCACGTCTCCTCCGCCCAGCCCGACGTCAACTCTGGCACGCTCTCCAACCTCAACGTCGGCGGCGGTTACACCACGCTCATCCAGTTCGACCTCGGCATCCTTCCCTCCGGCACAACGGCCTCCCAGATCACCCGCGCCACCCTGCGCCTCTACTGCAACCTCGCCACCACCCCCGGGGCCGTCTCCGTCGCTCCCATCACCTCCGCCTGGGGCGAGTACAGCGTCACCTTCAACACCCTCCCCACCATCGGCTCCCCCATCGGCTCCATGCAGGTCCCTGCCGCCGGCCAGTTCATTACCGTCGACGTCACCTCTGCCGTCCAGTCCTGGGTCACCGCCCCGTCCTCCAACAACGGCCTCGCCCTCACCTCCGCCGCCGCTATCCTCCAGTTCGACAGCAAAGAGAACGACCAGACCTCCCACGCCCCCGAACTCGAGATCGCCCTCGCCGCAGGCAGTTCCGACGCAGGCACGGTAGGCCCACAAGGCCCCGCCGGCCCCCAGGGTCCTGCAGGCCCACAGGGTCTCCAAGGCCCCGCAGGCCTCACCGGAGCGACCGGCCCGCAGGGTCCCACCGGTCCCGCCGGAGCCTCCGGCGCCGGAGCCTTCGTCTACCAGGGCGCCTACAGCTCCTCCACCAACTACGCGCAAGGCTCCGTCGTCACCTTCGGCGGCTCCACCTACGTCTCCCTCGCCGACGCCAACCACGGCAACACCCCATCCTCGACCCCTTGGGCCTGGGGAACCCTCGCCCTCGGTGCCACCGGCGTCCAGGGCCCGCAGGGAATCGCCGGTCCCCAGGGCCCATCCGGCCCAACAGGCCCGCCCGGAGCCACTGGCCCCACCGGCCCAACCGGCGCCGTCGGACCGCAAGGCCCCACCGGCGCTCCCGGCCTCGCCTACCAGGGCGCCTACGACCCCACCCACAACTACGCCGTCGGCGACGTCGTCCTCTTCTCCGGCTCCAGCTTCGTCTCCACGCTCGGCAACAACCACGGCAACACGCCCGGCCAGACCTCCGCCTGGGGCACGCTCACCTCCCAGGGCGCCCCCGGAGCCACCGGCGCCGCCGGCCCGCAAGGCCCCACCGGCGCCCAGGGCCCCATCGGCCCCGTCGGCCCTCCCGGCCAAACCGGCCCCCAAGGCCTGCAGGGAATCCCCGGACAGCCCGGAGCGCAGGGCCTCACTGGCCCGCAAGGTCTCGCCGGCCCTCAAGGCGCCACAGGCCCTCAAGGCCCCGCCGGTCCCATCGGCCTTAACTTCCAGGGCCCCTACGACCCCACCCGCAACTACGCGCTCGCCGACGCGGTCCTCTACAACGGCTCAGGCTACGTCTCGCTCCTCGCCAACAACCACGGCAATGCGCCCGACCAATCCCCCTCCGCCTGGTCTCTCTTCGCCTCGGCCGGAGCCCCCGGCCCCCAGGGTCCCGCAGGCCCCACCGGCCCGCAAGGCCCCTCCGGCGTCACCGGTCCACAAGGCGCAACAGGTCCCACCGGCCCGCAAGGCCCCACAGGTCCCGCAGGCCAGGGCCTCAACCTGATTGGCACCTACAGCAATCTCACCAGCTACAACCTCGGCGACGTCGTCAGCTATAACGGCTCCAGCTACGCCTCGCTCGCTTCCACCAACCACGCCAACATCCCCGATCAATCGCCCTCGTACTGGATGCTGCTCGCTGCGCAAGGCCCCGTCGGTCCCACCGGCGCCGCCGGAGCCCCCGGCCCGCAGGGTCCCGCAGGCGCAACCGGCTCGCAAGGCCCCACCGGACTCACCGGTCCGCAGGGCGCAACCGGCCCAGCCGGCCCGCAAGGTGCCACCGGCCCGGCAGGGCAGGGACTCAACCTCACCGGCGCCTACTCCGCCACCACCAGCTACAACCTCGGCGACGTCGTCGCGTACAACGGCTCCAGCTACGCCTCTCTCGTCGCCTCAAACCACGGCCAGCCGCCCGACCAGTCTCCCGCCTACTGGATGCTCCTCGCCGCCCAGGGCCCCGCCGGAACCCCCGGCGCGGCCGGCCCACAAGGCCCCACAGGGGCAATAGGCGCGACCGGCCAACAGGGCCCCGCCGGCCCGCAAGGCCCAGCAGGTTCCACCGGAGCCACGGGCGCTCCCGGCATGAACTTCCGCGGCCAATGGTCGTCCGCCGTCCATTACTCCACCAATGATGCCGTCAGCTTTGACGGCTCAACCTACCTCGCGCTCTCCGCCGGCTCCAATCAGGAGCCCGACCAGTACGCGCAGGTCTGGACCGTCATCGCTCAGGCCGGCAGCACCGGCCCCACCGGTCCCGCAGGCAGCGCTGGCACCATCACCGTCGGGACCGTCACCACTCTCGCCGCCGGCTCTTCCGCCACCGTCACCAACTCCGGCACCGCCCAGGACGCCATTCTCAACTTCGGCATCCCGCAAGGCGCGACCGGCCCCGCGGGCAGCAGCGGCTCGACGACCACCACATCCGGCAGTTTCGCGGCGATGTACCACCCCACCAGCTACAACAACACCTATTACGCGCTTAACTCGCCCAACGCCTCCACCACCGAGAGCGACGCCGTCCTCGCCTGGATTCCCAAGGCCTGCACGGCTACAGAGTTCGACGTCCAGTCCCGCCAGAGCGGAAACATCACGGTTACCCTCCGCCTCGGCGCCTCCGCCACCACTATGGCCGACACCACGCTCGCCTGCACGCCATCGAGCGCCGGCTCCTGCCCCGCGCTCGGCTCTGTCTCCATCCCGGCCGGCAGCTTCGTCGACCTCCGCATCAGCGGAGCCTCCGGCACCGTCGCCGGCGTCTGGACCTCACTTACCTGCAACTAA
- a CDS encoding Hpt domain-containing protein, whose translation MESGCHPPKRRSTLNGAGNGLGNVSHNGHGSGNGLGHVSHNGHGSLNGHGAGTRPGDVARELISALWERSVPLLSDRLNGLDIACEAAVIGRLSPIMRRGAADTAHKLAGSLGMFGYPRGTELAREIEHLLEDDGVVDPVTLRELVVELRASLPL comes from the coding sequence ATGGAGTCTGGCTGTCACCCGCCGAAGCGGCGTAGCACACTCAACGGCGCGGGCAACGGCCTGGGAAACGTTTCTCACAACGGACACGGGTCGGGCAACGGCTTGGGACACGTCTCTCACAACGGACACGGCTCTCTAAACGGGCACGGCGCGGGAACGAGGCCGGGCGACGTTGCGCGGGAACTGATCAGCGCGCTATGGGAGCGCAGCGTGCCGTTGCTTTCAGATCGGCTGAATGGATTGGACATCGCGTGCGAGGCGGCAGTGATCGGGAGGCTTTCTCCGATTATGCGGCGCGGCGCGGCGGATACCGCGCACAAGCTGGCGGGGTCGCTGGGAATGTTCGGGTACCCGCGCGGAACGGAGCTGGCGCGGGAGATCGAGCATTTGCTGGAGGACGACGGCGTGGTAGACCCTGTGACTCTGCGGGAGCTAGTGGTGGAGCTGAGGGCGTCTTTACCGTTGTAG
- a CDS encoding response regulator, whose protein sequence is MRRILIIDDEDDIREVAALSLESVAGWCVLTACSGAEGIRAAHEEQPDAILMDVMMPSMDGPTTFREMQRLPEIAKIPVVLLTAKVQGVDQRRFAGLGVAGVLFKPFDPLTLAEQMATTLGWS, encoded by the coding sequence ATGCGCCGTATTCTCATCATTGATGACGAGGACGACATCCGCGAGGTTGCGGCTCTGTCATTGGAATCTGTTGCCGGCTGGTGCGTTTTGACCGCATGCTCCGGTGCTGAGGGCATTCGTGCCGCCCATGAAGAACAACCGGACGCCATTTTGATGGACGTTATGATGCCTTCGATGGATGGGCCTACCACCTTTCGTGAGATGCAACGTCTACCAGAGATCGCTAAGATTCCCGTAGTTCTACTGACAGCGAAAGTTCAAGGCGTAGATCAAAGGCGCTTTGCGGGGCTCGGCGTTGCGGGTGTTTTATTCAAACCGTTCGATCCGCTTACGCTTGCCGAGCAAATGGCGACAACGCTGGGATGGAGTTAG
- a CDS encoding response regulator — MREILQHQTALQQRKQLDNLKDEFISTVSHELRTPLTSIHGALGLLSSGKAGHVDEKAANLLRIASSNTERLVRLINDILDLERMESGRAPLQIRRLELRDVVAQSVETMRSMAEKFGVALEIAPEPAETPISFDGDPDRIQQVLTNLLSNAVKFSPRGGQVKVMTASDGDNLVLQVVDVGRGVPLDKLESIFDRFGQVETSDARQKGGTGLGLAICRSIVAQHGGTIWAERNDTKGAGPGTTVILRLPRYSTAEQAAALPAASEGAILVVDDDPIVRNVVREHLRRNGYTVIETASGEEALEAVAKQQVDAVLLDLCMPGMSGWETLERLKSKPETAEIPVVVLSVLSPATRTPDVPTTQGWVQKPFHETLLLTEITRALHPTSGPGKILLVEDDEDLATVVLSSFRSAGEEGSLSIDHVSSLAEAESYCQENAPDLLILDLTLRDGSGFALVDWLRRQPKLRTLPLVVYSGSELSEAEMAQLRLGPTQFLTKARVQPRHVEDLILAMVRHLGKPAMGSVSA; from the coding sequence ATGCGGGAGATTCTGCAGCATCAGACGGCGCTGCAGCAGCGGAAACAACTGGACAATCTGAAGGATGAGTTCATCTCAACGGTGTCGCATGAGCTGCGAACGCCGCTGACGAGTATCCATGGAGCGCTGGGGCTGCTGTCGTCGGGCAAGGCCGGGCATGTGGATGAAAAGGCTGCGAACCTGCTGCGGATTGCGAGCAGCAATACGGAGCGGCTGGTCCGTCTGATTAACGACATATTGGACCTGGAGCGGATGGAGTCGGGCCGGGCGCCGCTGCAGATCCGGCGGCTGGAGTTGCGCGACGTGGTGGCGCAGTCGGTCGAGACGATGCGGTCGATGGCGGAGAAGTTTGGGGTGGCGCTGGAGATTGCGCCGGAGCCGGCGGAGACGCCGATCTCGTTTGACGGCGACCCGGACAGGATTCAGCAGGTGCTGACCAACCTGCTCTCGAATGCAGTCAAGTTTTCGCCACGGGGCGGGCAGGTAAAGGTGATGACGGCCTCGGACGGCGACAACCTCGTGCTGCAGGTGGTGGACGTGGGGCGTGGCGTGCCGCTCGACAAGCTGGAGAGCATCTTTGACCGGTTTGGGCAGGTGGAAACGTCGGATGCGCGACAGAAGGGCGGGACGGGGCTGGGTCTCGCGATCTGCCGCAGCATCGTGGCGCAACACGGCGGGACGATCTGGGCGGAGCGGAACGATACGAAGGGCGCGGGACCGGGGACGACGGTGATCCTGCGACTGCCGCGATACTCGACGGCGGAGCAGGCGGCGGCACTGCCGGCGGCGTCGGAGGGGGCCATTCTCGTCGTCGATGATGACCCGATTGTGCGCAACGTGGTGCGCGAACATCTGCGGCGCAATGGGTACACCGTGATTGAGACGGCCAGCGGCGAAGAGGCTCTGGAGGCTGTGGCCAAGCAGCAGGTGGATGCTGTGCTGCTGGACCTGTGCATGCCCGGGATGTCGGGCTGGGAGACGCTGGAGCGGCTGAAGAGCAAGCCGGAGACGGCGGAGATTCCGGTGGTGGTGCTAAGCGTGCTTTCGCCCGCGACACGGACGCCGGATGTGCCGACGACCCAGGGCTGGGTGCAGAAACCGTTCCATGAGACTCTGCTGCTGACCGAGATTACCCGGGCACTGCACCCGACCAGCGGGCCGGGGAAGATTCTGCTGGTGGAGGATGACGAGGACCTGGCGACGGTGGTTCTGTCCAGTTTCAGGTCAGCGGGCGAGGAGGGTTCGCTGAGCATCGATCACGTGAGCTCGCTGGCGGAGGCGGAGAGTTATTGCCAGGAAAATGCACCGGATCTGCTGATTCTGGACCTGACGCTGCGGGACGGATCAGGGTTTGCGCTGGTGGACTGGCTGCGGAGGCAGCCGAAACTCAGGACATTGCCGCTGGTCGTTTACTCTGGCAGCGAGCTGAGCGAGGCGGAGATGGCGCAGCTGCGTTTGGGACCGACGCAGTTCCTAACCAAGGCCAGAGTTCAGCCCCGCCACGTTGAAGATTTGATACTGGCCATGGTTCGGCATTTAGGAAAACCGGCAATGGGATCGGTATCAGCGTAG
- a CDS encoding lysophospholipid acyltransferase family protein: MGVFRKLWRAAGIVGVIAVRVMKFMVTRPRTRRERAEWLTGTCRWALRVAKVTYETEGPVPMEGAVITNHLSYLDIVVHGAIRPCVFVSATDTLEIPVIGWISKMVGTVYVERGGGGSAEKAAKGMAKGFRDGLPVVFFPEGGTFIGDEPVMPFRSGLLAEAMEAEVPVWPGFIRYEVSEQDRAEGKSARNDVHWSSQTLVQHLWNFLGLNEVQAEVRFAEEPVEFSRAALEDRKVAAAEAREAVLAVSGRADVAA, encoded by the coding sequence GTGGGTGTGTTCAGGAAGCTGTGGCGCGCGGCAGGCATCGTTGGCGTGATTGCCGTGCGGGTGATGAAGTTTATGGTGACGCGGCCGCGGACGAGGCGAGAACGCGCCGAGTGGCTCACGGGGACGTGCAGGTGGGCGCTTCGGGTGGCGAAAGTGACGTATGAGACTGAGGGTCCGGTGCCGATGGAAGGCGCGGTGATTACGAATCACCTGAGCTACCTGGACATCGTGGTGCATGGGGCGATCCGGCCGTGCGTATTTGTGTCTGCGACGGACACGCTGGAGATTCCGGTGATCGGGTGGATCAGCAAGATGGTGGGCACGGTTTATGTGGAACGCGGCGGGGGTGGGAGCGCGGAGAAGGCGGCGAAGGGTATGGCGAAGGGGTTCCGCGATGGGCTGCCGGTGGTGTTCTTTCCGGAGGGCGGGACGTTTATCGGGGATGAGCCGGTGATGCCGTTCCGCAGCGGGCTGCTGGCGGAGGCGATGGAGGCGGAGGTGCCGGTGTGGCCAGGGTTTATCCGCTATGAGGTGTCGGAGCAGGACCGGGCGGAGGGCAAGAGCGCGCGGAACGATGTGCACTGGAGCTCGCAGACGCTGGTGCAGCACCTGTGGAATTTTCTCGGGCTGAATGAGGTGCAGGCGGAGGTGCGGTTTGCGGAAGAGCCGGTGGAGTTTTCGCGGGCGGCGCTCGAGGACCGCAAGGTCGCGGCGGCGGAGGCTCGGGAGGCGGTGCTGGCGGTGAGCGGAAGGGCAGATGTTGCGGCTTAG
- a CDS encoding nuclease produces MRFGRGLVGAAVVVAAVLGCGVQSAWAWGRDGHMMVNQLAVENLPADVPAFMRNGNAVDVDTWMGPEPDRWKQTDAEPELVAVQSPDHFLDWEWAVLAATKCAEGTTDCVDGYKFPRRRYDFIRALAAAQAQHPELKLDERVGFQPWQVEEVWQRLKSDLREYRKEAAANQDTSGVELAVLYDAGWLGHYVGDGSQPLHLTIQYNGWTGPNPNGYTTEHKIHSEFESVYVSANVKRADVDPLVKAAAPVKIDDEWTQYWKYIEHSQGLVEKVYQLEKAGGFTGAGTPEAKAFTDERLAAGAIELRDLIYSAWVHSADPVEEYHGAP; encoded by the coding sequence ATGCGATTTGGGCGAGGGTTAGTAGGGGCTGCGGTGGTGGTTGCGGCCGTGTTGGGGTGTGGTGTTCAGAGCGCGTGGGCGTGGGGCCGCGATGGGCACATGATGGTGAACCAGCTGGCGGTGGAGAATCTGCCAGCCGATGTGCCGGCGTTTATGCGCAATGGGAATGCGGTGGATGTGGACACGTGGATGGGGCCGGAGCCTGACAGGTGGAAGCAGACGGATGCGGAGCCGGAGCTGGTGGCGGTGCAGTCGCCGGACCACTTTCTGGATTGGGAGTGGGCGGTGCTGGCGGCGACGAAGTGTGCGGAAGGGACGACCGATTGCGTCGATGGGTACAAGTTTCCGCGGCGGCGGTATGACTTTATCCGGGCACTGGCGGCGGCGCAGGCGCAGCATCCGGAATTGAAGCTGGATGAGAGAGTGGGGTTTCAGCCGTGGCAGGTGGAAGAGGTTTGGCAGCGGCTGAAGTCGGATTTGCGGGAGTACAGGAAAGAGGCTGCGGCGAATCAGGATACGAGCGGCGTGGAGCTCGCGGTCCTGTATGACGCGGGGTGGCTGGGGCATTATGTGGGCGATGGGTCGCAGCCGCTGCATCTGACCATTCAGTACAACGGGTGGACGGGGCCGAATCCGAATGGATATACGACGGAGCACAAGATTCATTCGGAGTTTGAGTCGGTGTATGTGAGCGCGAATGTGAAGCGGGCGGATGTGGACCCGCTGGTGAAGGCGGCGGCTCCGGTGAAGATTGACGATGAGTGGACGCAGTACTGGAAGTACATTGAGCACTCGCAAGGACTGGTGGAGAAGGTGTACCAGTTGGAGAAGGCGGGAGGGTTTACGGGCGCGGGGACTCCGGAGGCGAAGGCGTTTACGGACGAGCGGCTGGCGGCGGGGGCGATTGAGTTGCGGGATTTGATTTATTCGGCTTGGGTGCATAGCGCGGACCCGGTTGAGGAGTATCACGGGGCGCCGTAA
- a CDS encoding TIGR03435 family protein produces the protein MASFRVSDDPVHVFARSDPGASEFIVRNASLSTLMILAFGDVRVIGQPKWFFSTAYTIRAKAEGERGLSYEELRLPLQHLLDERLHLRYHSETDEVPGYGLVIGKGGPKLQESKGGSYQLGFTQGAQNGFMVAKNATMQDIASMLGRPLGYRPTVDETGLKGKYDFRLSYASPESTDSSLPSLLTVLRESLGLQFVKEKVQQTTIVIEHVDQVPTEN, from the coding sequence GTGGCGTCGTTCAGGGTCTCCGACGATCCGGTTCACGTCTTTGCCAGGAGCGATCCGGGAGCTTCCGAGTTCATCGTGCGCAATGCTTCGCTTTCCACCTTGATGATCCTCGCTTTTGGCGATGTTCGGGTGATAGGGCAACCTAAGTGGTTCTTTTCGACGGCGTACACGATTCGAGCCAAGGCGGAGGGTGAACGGGGGCTTTCCTATGAGGAACTGCGGCTTCCGTTGCAGCATCTGCTCGATGAACGGCTGCACCTCCGATACCACAGCGAGACGGATGAGGTTCCGGGATATGGACTGGTGATTGGAAAGGGTGGTCCAAAGCTTCAGGAGAGCAAGGGCGGGTCCTATCAGTTGGGTTTTACCCAGGGAGCGCAAAACGGATTCATGGTCGCCAAAAACGCGACGATGCAGGATATTGCGTCGATGTTGGGGCGGCCGTTGGGGTATCGGCCTACGGTTGATGAGACGGGACTGAAAGGCAAATACGATTTTCGGTTGAGCTACGCGTCGCCGGAGTCGACTGATTCATCGCTCCCTTCGTTGCTGACCGTTCTTCGTGAGAGTCTTGGGCTGCAGTTTGTGAAGGAGAAGGTACAACAGACGACGATTGTCATCGAGCATGTTGATCAGGTTCCGACGGAGAACTGA
- the pncB gene encoding nicotinate phosphoribosyltransferase, translated as MNVNFAERAHNHNWKLDPIVRSLLDTDFYKFLMLQFIWKNFPRVTASSEITNRTVKVKLAERISAEALREQMDYVTRLKFQRSELVWLAGNTFYGVRQIFEPAFLDWMEHSFRLSDYEISEQDGQLVLRFSGLWTEVTMWEVYSLAIVSEMKTRAALAELNELELDVLYARAKTRLWDKIEKLRRVEGLRLSDFGTRRRHSFLWQEYCVEALQAALDVGEERFSGTSNTALAYKHNLEAIGTNAHELPMALAAMASRGSDEELRASQYRVLELWQQSYHGELLILLPDTFGTNQFLEGAPEWVARWTGERVDSKDPFEAGDEYIAWLLRHGQDPRTKRLIASDALDAETIIALHDYFEGRIRFAAGWGTLLTNDFRGCHPRGEDSFEPISLVCKLTSVDGMPTIKLSDNASKATGPAEEIARYRSVFGTPVLREQPVLV; from the coding sequence ATGAACGTGAACTTCGCCGAGCGCGCGCATAACCATAACTGGAAGCTGGACCCGATCGTGCGCTCGCTGCTCGATACGGACTTTTACAAGTTCCTGATGCTGCAGTTCATCTGGAAGAATTTTCCGCGCGTGACGGCATCGAGCGAAATCACCAACCGGACGGTCAAGGTGAAGCTGGCGGAGCGCATCTCGGCGGAAGCGCTGCGTGAGCAGATGGACTACGTGACGCGGCTGAAGTTCCAGCGGTCAGAGCTTGTGTGGCTGGCAGGCAATACCTTCTATGGCGTGCGGCAGATCTTCGAGCCCGCGTTCCTGGACTGGATGGAGCATAGCTTCCGGCTCTCGGACTATGAGATCAGCGAGCAGGACGGTCAACTGGTGCTGCGGTTCAGCGGACTGTGGACCGAGGTGACGATGTGGGAGGTCTACTCGCTGGCAATCGTGAGCGAGATGAAGACCCGCGCGGCCCTCGCCGAGTTGAACGAACTCGAGTTGGACGTGCTCTACGCGCGTGCGAAGACGCGGTTGTGGGACAAGATTGAGAAGTTACGCAGGGTGGAGGGGTTGCGGCTGTCGGACTTTGGGACCCGGCGGCGGCATAGCTTCCTGTGGCAGGAGTACTGCGTGGAGGCGCTGCAGGCTGCGCTCGATGTGGGCGAGGAGCGGTTCAGCGGCACCTCGAACACAGCGCTGGCGTACAAGCACAACCTGGAGGCGATCGGCACGAATGCGCATGAGCTGCCGATGGCGCTGGCGGCGATGGCCTCGCGCGGGAGCGACGAGGAACTGCGCGCATCGCAGTATCGGGTGCTCGAGCTGTGGCAGCAGAGCTATCACGGCGAGTTGCTGATTCTGCTGCCGGATACGTTTGGGACGAATCAGTTTTTGGAGGGGGCACCGGAGTGGGTGGCGCGATGGACCGGGGAGCGCGTGGACTCGAAGGACCCGTTTGAGGCCGGGGATGAGTACATTGCGTGGCTGCTGCGGCATGGCCAGGACCCGCGGACGAAGCGGCTGATTGCGAGCGATGCGCTGGACGCAGAGACCATCATTGCGCTGCATGATTACTTCGAGGGGCGGATACGGTTTGCGGCCGGCTGGGGGACGCTGCTGACGAACGACTTCCGAGGGTGTCATCCGCGCGGCGAGGATTCGTTTGAGCCGATCTCGCTGGTGTGCAAGCTGACCAGCGTGGACGGCATGCCGACGATTAAGCTTTCGGACAATGCGAGCAAGGCGACCGGGCCGGCGGAGGAGATTGCGCGCTACCGGAGCGTGTTCGGCACACCGGTGCTAAGGGAGCAGCCGGTGCTGGTTTAG
- a CDS encoding PEP-CTERM sorting domain-containing protein, producing the protein MKKLNLLLCVPALLLTTGVMHADTVFSENFNETTAQLDVTTAGAFTAINGTNVDIVGPADGYGYLCRGPESGNCVDMGGTGGNSAGNLNLTTTLNLAAGSYLLNFDLIGSDRGVSSTTEVIVKSPTQTFYDQTFTLASDDITSGVVTNALFNVTSDPVQLQFIDLGPNNNIGALLDNVSITTTPEPSSLALLATSLLGSAGILRRRFKA; encoded by the coding sequence GTGAAAAAACTGAACCTCCTACTCTGTGTGCCAGCGCTGTTGCTGACGACTGGAGTCATGCACGCGGACACCGTCTTTTCGGAAAATTTCAACGAGACGACCGCTCAACTTGATGTGACGACCGCCGGTGCCTTTACTGCGATCAATGGAACGAACGTAGATATCGTCGGCCCCGCTGACGGCTACGGATATCTGTGCAGGGGACCGGAATCCGGCAACTGCGTCGATATGGGCGGCACCGGCGGAAACTCGGCCGGAAACCTGAATTTGACGACGACCCTGAACCTTGCGGCGGGGAGCTACCTCCTGAACTTTGACCTGATCGGTTCAGATCGCGGCGTCTCGAGCACCACCGAGGTCATCGTCAAGTCCCCGACCCAGACCTTCTACGACCAGACGTTCACCCTGGCCAGCGATGACATCACATCGGGTGTCGTCACAAATGCCCTTTTCAATGTCACCTCCGATCCAGTTCAGCTTCAATTCATTGACTTGGGGCCAAACAACAACATCGGTGCGTTGCTCGACAACGTCAGCATCACGACAACACCCGAGCCCAGCAGCCTTGCCCTTCTGGCAACCAGCCTGCTCGGCTCAGCTGGCATTCTTCGCCGCCGCTTCAAAGCTTGA
- a CDS encoding helix-turn-helix transcriptional regulator has product MNNRLKDLRAERGWSQAALADKLEVSRQSVNAIETGKYDPSLPLAFRIARIFGKTIEEIFSE; this is encoded by the coding sequence ATGAATAACCGGTTGAAAGATCTTCGGGCAGAACGCGGATGGTCGCAGGCGGCGTTGGCGGACAAGCTTGAAGTCTCGCGGCAGAGCGTAAACGCGATCGAGACAGGGAAGTACGATCCGTCGCTGCCTTTGGCGTTCCGGATCGCGAGGATATTCGGCAAAACGATTGAAGAGATTTTCTCGGAGTAG